The sequence below is a genomic window from Sulfolobales archaeon.
ACCATTGAGTATCCTGCAGACAGAGCTTGCTCATGAACTTGGTATGGAGACTAAGGAGCATATCTTCTATACAGGACTCTTCCTAGCAACTTTATTGCCCATCCTATCATATACTATAGACATTGGGAATCCGTTGGGTAGGAGAATTCTTCTATGGATCGCTGTTCTCGTGCTCCTTGGAGGCATAATGATGGATCTCCTCGGAGGGTGGGATCTCAATAGCTGCAGAACAAGCCTGGTCACTCGAGGCTCGAGGAAGGAGATAAAGGATGGTGGGGAGGACTAGGCTCGCTGTTGGCTCAGTTATTGGGTATTCCTCAGCAGCAGTATTCAACGGGATCCTAGCCATTGTGAAGGAAACAAACTCCGGTGTTGAGAGCTGGTTAAAAGCAGCATTTGGACATCACTGGATCGGACATGGGATCTTAACCCTTCTAGTCTTTGTAATCGCCACATTAATAGCTATACCAGTTTATAAGGGTACTGAGTTAACAAGCAAACTATCTACCAGGTTGATCGCTTCCATAATCATCTCAACAATCCTCAGCGTCCTGATGATATTTGTTTTTTGTTTTCTATACCCTAGAAGCCTTAGAAATACTATGAGTTTTTAATTACTGGTTAGAAACATAATATAATATCTTTTTTTCCCATTTCTCTGAAATAGATCTAAACTAAAATAAATCTTGCTACCTGATGTAAATAAACTTACTTAGATCTTCAATTATGGTTATTTCTACTTCCAACGGGATCATATAGGTAAAGGAATTAGCGTAGATCCCTCGCCATCAGTTCATAGACACATGTATGATCCACTCTTCTAACCTCTAAACTCTAGCTTCTCTAGTAGCTTCTCTATAACCTCTATGGCTTTTCCAGCTCTCTCAACACATGAGGTGCCTCCTCTTCCGAAACACCTTCTCCATAATCTGCTACCTTTCTTATCTCATATATATATCTCAGAGTCTCGGCTACATCTATCAAGCCCTTATTCTTAATTGCATTTGTTAGTTTATCATCCCTCCTTGGGATCGCCTCTCCAAGGGCTTTTAAAAGAGCCTCTGAAGCTTTTCTTAAAGCGAAATATGATGCTGATGCAGCTTTATTGTAACATCCTATCTCTAGATCCTTATATGCTTCCTCCAGAAGCTTCTTTGAATGTCTTAATGACATTTTCCTCACTCTCGAGAGCTATATATGGGCTGATCGAAACCCGGCCAGCATATTGGCCTTCGATTTCCATTGCTATTCTTATAATCTCTGAGATTGTCTCCAAATCTCTTCTCTTCACTATGATCAATACGTTGCTCTGATAGATCTCAGCATTCGGGATGATCACATCAGATATATAGCCCAGTCTTAATAGCCTCTCGCGAAATATTTTTAAAGCCTCTCTCTGGATCTTGGGATCCCCTTGATTCTCATCAACAGCTTCTCTGAATACTCTAATAACACTCTCCTCACTCTCAAGGGCTATATAAGGGTTTATAGAGACCTTACCCCTATATTCATCTTCAACCTCTAGGGCTGTTTTCGTGATCTCTAAGATCGTTTCTACATCTCTTTTTCTAACAATTACAAGAACATTGCTCTCATAAACCTCCCCAGCTGGGATAATAACGCCCACTAGGTTGTCTTTTAACACGTTTTGGAGCTTTAGGAAGAACTTCGATATAGCGATATCCAGATCAACATTCATGAAAAACCTGGGATATCTCCCAGAAATAATCTTAGCCGAAGCTGACATCATCTCTGCACTCATTCCATTAATATATAACAGGAGAGCTATATATTCTAGAATCCCCCAGTATAGAGGAAAGAACCGCCTCCAGGATTAAGAGATATCTATATATCTATATAGCAACTATATCGTATCTCCTAATTCTTCATCATGTCTCTTAATTCCATTACTAGTTTACCAGGGATGTTCTGAATAAATTTTCTTTAAGATGGTTAATATCTCTCA
It includes:
- a CDS encoding HEPN domain-containing protein, whose translation is MSLRHSKKLLEEAYKDLEIGCYNKAASASYFALRKASEALLKALGEAIPRRDDKLTNAIKNKGLIDVAETLRYIYEIRKVADYGEGVSEEEAPHVLRELEKP